ACCAACTGACTGATGGCGTCGTAGCCTCCTGTCAAAACACGATCAGCGCGGCCATCGCGGATCAGTTCGAAGGCGTGTCCGATTGCATTGGCACCCGACGCGCAGGCGTTTGCGATAATAGTAATGGGACCTAGAAAGCCATAAGCCTCAGCAAGGTTCAACGCCTGTTGCTGCGCCTGGTAATGGCGAATGCGCGCGGCCTGTTGCCGCGGTTCAAAGGGCCGCTCAGTGGCCTGGCGAAAATACGCTTCGCCGAGAGTCATGCCGCCGCTCGTGGTGCCGAGGACAAGCGGGAGGTGATCGCACGGTTGCCAGCCCGATTGCCGCCAGGCTTCGTCTGTTGCGACGAGCAGCATGCGGGCGGCGCGGTCCATGCGGTCCAGGTGTCTCGCGTTGAGCCTGGTTTGAGGAAGAGTCGTGGGAAGATCCAGTTCTGCGGCGACCTTGACACGTTGCCGGCTTGCATCAAAAAGCGTGACAGGGCGGATGGCGACGCGGCCGCTGCGAAATCCTTCCGCGTTTGGGTTCCAACCGCTTCCGAGCGCGGTGATGATTCCGGCCCCAGTGACAACGACTCGGGAGCGGCTGGGCTTATGGCGAGGCGGAAACAGCACGGCAATTAATTCAATTCACGCGACTGTAAAGGTTTCGTCCACCGCGAGTCAACGGAGCGCGGATTCACAATTGTCACCTCATGAATGGGACCGTATATTTGCGGCCATGAAGTTCACACGTTTTTTCCCGCGGCTCACTGCTGTTGCCGCAGGATTGGTTTTAAGTTTTTCCCTGGCGGCGCCGGCAGCGGAACCTACAGCGCTGGAATTGATCAAGGAAGCCAACCGTCACGTTGGCGACGAGGTCAAGGACAAGGTGGTGCAGATTCGCTCGGAAAAATCCATCGCGGGCCTGACGCCGAACATTTGGTTCGTGGTGTTCTACGACAAGGACGCGCGGTTCAAGACTGCCGAAGTCAAATTGGGGGCGGGCAAGAAGCTCGAGGTGAAACATCCCATGCGCCAGCCGTTCGCGTACATGAATTACAAGAACGTCATGGATGTGCCGAAGCTTGAAATCGATTCCGACGACGCGATCAAGATTGCAACGAAGGAGCCGTTGCTCGACAAGCTGACGATCCGGGCGACGCAATTGTCGCTCGAGCGAAAGGACGACATCCCGATCTGGCGTGTGCGGCTTTGGGCGCAGAAGCTGCGGAATGCCAGCAAGGATGCGGACATCGGCCAGGTTCACATCAATGCACTCGACGGAACCGTGATCGAAAGCGACCTGCATATCGACCGGGTTGACTGAGGTATTCGTGAAGACCGCCCCGCCAGCCGCCCGATACGACGTGGTGATCATGGGCGGAGCATTGGCAGGCGCGGCGACGGCCATTCTGTTGCTGCGGGAGAAGCCTGCGTTGCGAATCCTGGTGATCGAGAAATCCTCCGCGTTCGGGCGTCGCGTCGGTGAAGCCACGGTCGAGATCAGCGGTTACTTCCTTTGCCGCGTTCTTGGATTGACGCAGTACCTCAATGAATCGCATCTCGTGAAGCAGGGGATGCGTTTCTGGTTCAGCAATGACGAAGCGGGCAACCTGGAGGAATCCAGCGAGAT
This portion of the Verrucomicrobiia bacterium genome encodes:
- a CDS encoding beta-ketoacyl synthase N-terminal-like domain-containing protein, encoding MLFPPRHKPSRSRVVVTGAGIITALGSGWNPNAEGFRSGRVAIRPVTLFDASRQRVKVAAELDLPTTLPQTRLNARHLDRMDRAARMLLVATDEAWRQSGWQPCDHLPLVLGTTSGGMTLGEAYFRQATERPFEPRQQAARIRHYQAQQQALNLAEAYGFLGPITIIANACASGANAIGHAFELIRDGRADRVLTGGYDAISQLVFAGFDSLQALSPTQCRPFDAHRDGLALGEGAAVLALETLESATRRNAEILGEILGYGAATDAHHLTQPHPNGDAALLSMTAAMQN